The Arachis ipaensis cultivar K30076 chromosome B05, Araip1.1, whole genome shotgun sequence nucleotide sequence tttttttttaaaataaatcgactttaattaataatttgatttATTGTGTTTCcaattaaatcaaatttaattgatttgatttataTATAAATAGCATAAATCAAAGCGCgttgattcgatttatataaaatatatttagaacatgaaatataatttatttatatttaaacatCTATGTAATTTTTAATGCCAAACTATTTATTCAAGTGATTatcctaaaagaaaaaaaagaaagacgaATGTCATTGTCATGTGAGCTCCAGTTTGTCAGCAAACTTAGCAAATAACTATACACAGTTACACACCAACCAAACATATAAGCATAAGGTGGACTTGATCATTCACTTGACCTAATCCCTAAATGCTGGATAGCACTAGTTTGCTATATCTAATATGATAATTAATTGACAAATATAATTTCCTATCTTATTCTTATCAAACTTTCAATTAAAAAGACCAGGGAGATCgagaagaaattaaagaagtttaaaaTGTATTTCATTTCATCATTATATTGGTGCAAGACATACAGTATTTTGAGAACCGGACTGGAAATCACAAACTAATCCGGTTAATTAAAAATTGATCATAAATTAATTCGGTTTAAgataaaaattaactaataatatAAACTgataaaaaaaagtcaaaacaAAAACCAATTNNNNNNNNNNNNNNNNNNNNNNNNNNNNNNNNNNNNNNNNNNNNNNNNNNNNNNNNNNNNNNNNNNNNNNNNNNNNNNNNNNNNNNNNNNNNNNNTATGAATTTTTAATTCTATTGATTTGATATCACTTCGGTTTGAAAACCTGGTGCAAGGAGTTAAAACTTAAACGCCACCACTGAGGTCTGTTAGTTGTTGCTTGCCACTTATTACCGGCAACCCAATTTGAATCTCTTATCTTATCCTTAAGTCCTTGACTAGTTCTTTACAAAAATGAGGtttgattaaatttatttttgataaCATGATAATTAGATAATACATgattattaaatttgtataaaTTTTTACATCAATGcataaaaatcaaaacaaatataGTGAGAACCAAAACATCATAACTTTTTCGTGAACAAATTTTTAATTAGTGACTTAAGTGATATTTATTTAGAAAATTTTTGAACCTAAAGTAAGCTTATTTANNNNNNNNNNNNNNNNNNNNNNNNNNNNNNNNNNNNNNNNNNNNNNNNNNNNNNNNNNNNNNNNNNNNNNNNNNNNNNNNNNNNNNNNNNNNNNNNNNNNNNNNNNNNNNNNNNNNNNNNNNNNNNNNNNNNNNNNNNNNNNNNNNNNNNNNNNNNNNNNNatatatttatatatataaaaatattttcatgtAAGTCGTAAAACTTGTTATAAATCCAATAATAAGAAACTTCAGGTGCCCATTAATGAAATGTAAAGTTCTCCATATATTCCTTTGATAATTATTGATTAAAACAGTAGATCAAATAATTAGGTTCATAAGTCAAGGTCTTccattttattattcttattgtaATCATGCACATATTTGTCTTTGATGGTGCATGTCGTCCTATAATATAATAATGTATGGTCAATTTTCAACAAAGGGATGCTAATAAGCATTAACTATTTAATTGCACCCTGGAAAATGAAATGGAATGTGCGGACACAACTACTCAAGGCCCAGCCATCAACTTGTAAGATTAGTGCTGGATGACGTCATTACATTAAAGTATtgatccaaaataaaaaaaaaaaaatcaatgaaaaaaaagaaaaaaaaaaaaacatttatatTAGTAGTTATTATCCAATTGTTATTCATACCAAAtctggaataaataaaaaatttcgaGGATCTCATCCTTTCAAATATATAATTTGGGAGGATCCTAGGTTCTCTTCATAGTATCAACACTAACATAAAAGAGGAATGATTAAAAGAAGACTAATTAGTTGTTTTGCACTTTGAACAATCAACATAAAAGTTCCtagtaatttgaaaataaaagaggttgaataaaaaaaaacacaaattatAGATATTTTCGCTGGTTATGTCgaacataataaaataaaagattatttttagttttatctcATGAAGATTAtacaaaagagagaaagaaagagaaatgatATTACTATATATCTTGATTCACTTTTCAATCTAATATCTACTAAAATGTATATCTAGTCTCTACCATAAATTATAGTAAAAGTTTTActataattaaattttgattataaataccAATACaagaataaaagtattttttttacaCCTAAACTACACTAAATTTAAAACACCTATAAGTGTTCACCTAACttggaaaaagaaattaaaacatATGAACCCTAATCCTAGTTCATACTTTTGGATAAACACTCGAGAATAAGTAAATATAATTTTTGTCACTTTCAATATGAAACAAAATTAgacaacagaaaaataaaaaacactcaataattaaagaaaaaactaAAGCTTCAATGGTTATATATGCAAactattttcttattttcttttttgaaaataatcTTCATATATAGGCAATTTGATTTGCTTTGATATagagatttttttaaattttttttgtttctctaaCTATTGCAAAAAAAACTTATTTAGATCATTAGCTTTAAATagaaaacttttttattttgcttCATAAAGAAGTGTAACAGCTTTTCTTAtttcacactacaagaaaaaaggcctatggccacgtttttttttaccacgctttaaaagcgtggccaaaagtggtcaatggccatgcTTTTGTGAGGGTGGCAATTGAATAGAGATTCGGCCACGTTTTTTctcgccacgcttcaaaagcgtggcgaaaagggtcAATAGCCACGCTTTTGTAAAGATGGCAAATGATTAGAGATACGGCCAcatttttttgccacgcttcaaaagtgtggccatagagagaaacaaagacgttttaaaagcgtggcaacagAGTTTCAATACAGTAGCGTTTATAAAACGTGGCCATATCCTGGTACTCTTttagcacgctttaaaagcgtggccaaaaggttaaaaaaaaaaaaaactaataacccCAATGCCAATAACCCCTGCATCCTAATAACCCTAAAACTTGGCCAAAAGCTTCGCGAGACTCTCTCACTCTCCCCTCTTACCGTCATTCTTATCTATGCCATTTCTTGAAGAATGTCACAAAACGACCGCCCGGAGGCGCCGTCCCCGGCGACAGTGGCAAACGGCTCCGCGGCGGCGAAGGAGGAGAATCCAGTTGCGAGGGCGTTGGTTTCTTCGAGCAAGGCTGAGGCTGAATCCGAACAAGGAGCACAAAGCGGAGGAGTACGAAGACTTGCAATTGATGTACTGCCCAACGGTTTTCACCGCGCTGGAGAGGTACCTTCCGCCGAACATGCTCAATGCGCGACGAACACAAGGTATATGCCCCGCGTAGCGCAGACCAGAGTATGgtccctctttctttctttctttctttctttctttcttttaagttttttttatttttcagttaatTTTCAGTTGAGGCTGGTAAATTGCAGAATAGTAAACCTTAGGATTCCTTACAATGAACAGATTTCTCCAACTGAAATTTGCGGTGCGCTTGGATCTAATCAACTTCTTCCGAGAATTTATATCGCTTTTGTGTTGTTGGTCGGAATTCTTCTGTTTAGTTCTCTTTTCGTGAACGTGTCTTGAATCTGGTTGTGTTTGGAAGCCCCTTCTTTCACtagtaatttctttttctttttagtccgtacacacatacacacactaaCCAAAGAAGTAAAAACTATATGTTGCTCCGAGCTGAGTTAATTTCTGTCTTCGTCATAATCATTTTACTTTGTTTACTCATTTGTGCAAAGGGGTTATGTTTTATTGTTTTGCACTTATCTTCCATTTGATGAGATTTATATGAATACTTTATTTGTTAACCTTTTATCATAAAGTTTGGAGAGACACACTTGGATTATTGTTGCACAACAAATTTTATTATGTGAAAGATGTTCTTTTGAAATTGGAGTCGTGATCTGATCCTTTATTTTAGCAAATCTAGTTTTTCACCTTGTTGGGATGCACCCACCAGATACCATGACATCCAATCCAAGCATTGGTGTAGGGGAAGATTAGTATGAGTCGTCATATATGAAAGTTTACTTTGACAGGCTTTTCAGTTGAGGCTGTTGTGGTCAAGATCAAGCAACACACAAAGATTGTGTTTGTTTGACAATAGATATTTGGTTGCTGAGATTTTGCATTTGATAGATACATATTTGGCTGctataaattattttaacattTCTGATCttgtttatatattttatattgactGCTTGGGTGATTCCTTACAATGAATAGATTTCTCCAACTGAAATTCGCGGTGCGCTTGGATCTGTTAATCAACTTTTTATATGTATTGGGATTCTTGCAGCATTAGTAGCCGGTTTGCCTCTTGCAGGAAATCCTATATGGTATtgatatatttatttttcttctgaaTACAAATATCAAATAGAGATAGTAACATATATATGATTGTTAACCTTGAAATTTTGTTGGCAGACAATGTTTGGAATTTTGGTTATGCATGACTTAACAGCAGCAAGTCAAGGTTCTTCTGAACCTGAAGCAAAATGGTTTGATCTTTTTAGTAGCCGGTATCGGAAAGGTATTCAATAATTTATGATTAATCCCAAATTCCATTAACCATGAGAAATAAAAATCTAGTGTAACTAAGCACAAGTTTGGTGCTCCCTTTTCAAAATATAAGATTGCTTTCAATATTTAGTTTACTCTAAAATTAATTGATGCTTTGTGAATTGGTGTTGCAGTTGTCAGTGTTGGAGCAGCACTTTTCTTGTTCCAGCAGTTTGCCACATCAATGGAAGATTTGGAACCTTTACGGCTGTTCCAATACACCATATGGTTAGTCTTATGAGATCTCTTCTTACAAGCTTTTATAGTGTGCGATCAATTAGTCTTTTCACAATTCCATCACTAGAAAACCACTCTTCCTTAAAATTCAATTGATAGGTAggtttaaagatatttttctttaagatatttttctgttttttttttgttattcttttaatttgCTTCTATTTCATTTACCCACGATATTTATTCGTTGCAATCCTGAGGCTTATAGATCGGCCTAAAGCTTTTGTTTCcggaattttttaaaaaattttgttttcccTGGCAATCAGGTTAGATTATTCACCTTTTGGATGCttcttttttttcgtttttattttatattatatcacCTTTTTTAAGGAATCTAAGTTTGTGCTGGGTGAATTTTGGAAACACTAATCTGTATATGCAAATTTGTAGAAAGGGTAGAGATTTAGGGCCGTGTTCTGACGTGTTGGCAAATTTTgcaattaattttattaaattttcagTGTTTTTTGAATTGCGAGCTATGTCCCCTGATTGCTACTACTATGAttaatactttaatgctttttaGGCCTGGTTATTGTTTTATGCTATCTTTAAGGAATTTTGTCAAACTGaactttttttccttttgattcttccatctcctcctttctttttatcttttcgTCAACCTTCCTTCCTTTCTTGTTGAATAAGAGGAGATAGATTGatgtagttttttttatttagtagATATGAATACTTTTCAAATGGTTTTGAATATCTTAAGAGATGGTTAAGTTCGAGTCAGCTATAGATACTGTCATTTTAAATTTGCTTGATCTGGTAAATTTTGTGGTTGAATGTATATTAAAGAGAGATTTGAGATGACAATTCATATATCATATCACAGAAAAACGTTTCATTTTTATCAACTCATGATTAATTATTAAATGGGTCAACATCCTTAAGCTTACTTTGTTATATGCTTATTAAAATGGAGTTCTGTAAAAccgtttaatttctttatttttttgggGGATTAGGACTCGAGGTTATTAAAAATGAAGATTTTGTTCCatgttttttctttatttattactG carries:
- the LOC110262609 gene encoding uncharacterized protein LOC110262609 gives rise to the protein MSQNDRPEAPSPATVANGSAAAKEENPVARALVSSSKAEAESEQGAQSGGVRRLAIDVLPNGFHRAGEVPSAEHAQCATNTRYMPRVAQTRISPTEIRGALGSVNQLFICIGILAALVAGLPLAGNPI